Below is a genomic region from Martelella lutilitoris.
GGTCGAGCAATAGGCGATCAGCTTCGGGATCGACGTAATCAGCAGCGAAACGTCTGTGTCCTGAACGACCTGGCCGTTGAGCCGGGTCTGGAGGTGGAGTTTCGTCGGGTCCGGAATTTCGTCCGCCGTTACCATGAAGGGGCCGAAGCCGCCTGTTCCGGCGAAGGTCTTGCCGGGCATGAACTGGTGCGTGTGCTTCTGCCAGTCGCGCACCGAACCGTCATTGTAGCAGGCATAGCCGGCGACATGGGACAGCGCTTCGGCCTCCGGGATTCGGCGTCCCTCCTTTCCGATGATCACCGCGAGTTCGCCCTCATAGTCGAACTCGATGCTCTCCTTCGGGCGGATCAGCGGCTGGCCATGGCCGATCTGGCTGCCGGCATAGCGGGCGAAAAGCACGGGATTGACGGTTTCCTGCCGTCCGGTTTCCTCGACATGGGCATGATAATTGAGGCCGACGCAGATGATCTTGTCGGGATCGGGAATGACCGGCAGATGCGCGACCGCGTCGAAGGCGAAATCGGCCGGCTCGCCGAGAAAAGCCTCGGCGCGGGTGAGATCGCCCGCCGCGAGGAAGGCGCGCAGCGTCTTTTCCGGCAGACGCGGGGCAAGATCGACGATCCCCTTGTCGGTGACGAGACCGTAGCTTGCGTTTCCGTTGATTAGATAAGAGCAGAGTTTCATGTATCAGACCATTTCCGGGTGAGGCGTTTCAGAGGGGTTGGGGAGGACGAGCGCCAATAGCGCTTCAAGTTCGGCCCGGCTGTCGGCCGCGCCGAGCGTGTGGCGATCGGGGCGGATGACGGCAGCGCGGGCGCCGAGGCGGGTGAGGTGTTCGCCCGCATCCGGCGATGTTTTCGTGGTGACGAGACAGACGCTTTCGGGAAGGGCGAGCCCTTCGACAAGGTCGGCCTCCGCGACGACGACGAAGCGATGGCGCATCGCCTCATCCATCAGCCGTCCGTCATTGAGACGCGGCTGGCCGAAGAGGCGGCCGGCCTTCTCGCCGCGCCCAAGGCCGGGGCCGAGCGGCGGGGCGATGCTCTCCATCCGCGCCGAACCATCGGCAGCGGGAAGGGCGGCCTCCAGCGCCTCTTTCGTGCCGCAGGTATTGATCAACCCGCCGAGACGCACCGCGGTCTTGATATATTCGCGGGCATTCGGCTTGCGCTCGCTCTCATAGCTGTCGAGCAGCCGTTCGGCTGCGGCGCCTTGAACCTTGCCCTGGCAGACCAGCGCCAGTTTCCAGTAGAGATTGGCGACGTCGCGGGTTCCCGCGCACATGCCCTGGCCCATGAAGGGCGGCGTCTGGTGGCAGGCATCGCCGGCGAGAAAAAGCCGGCCCTTGCGCCAGTCCTCGGCCACAAGGGAATGAAAGACATAGACGGCGGCGCGCTCGAGTTCCGCCTCCTCCGGCCGCAGCCAGGGCGCCAGGATCTCCCAGACCTTGTCCGGCCGGGTGATGGCGACGCTGTCCTCGTCGTCGAGCACCGTCAGCTCCCAGCGCCGCCTGAGGCCGGGCCCGCGCACATAGGTCGCCGGGCGCTCGGGCACGCAATACTGGATCGAATGATCGCCGAGTTCGGGCTTGTCTTGGTTGAGGATCACGTCGACCACCAGCCAGCGCTCGTGAAAGCCGTAATCCTCCATGCCGGTCTCGATATAACGGCGCACGATCGAGCGGGCGCCATCGCAGCCGACGACATAACCGGCCGTCACGTGCTCCACCTTGCCGCGGCTCATGTCCTCGTACCTCATTTCGACATGGCCGCCGCGATCTTCGATGTAAAAGACATCGGCGCGGGTGAGCACGGTCACGTTCTGATATGCGGAAAGGCCGTCACGCAACAGCTTTTCGAGGTCCGGCTGATGAAAGCGGTAATTCGCCCGCCAGCCCTGCGGTCCGGTGCCTTGCGGGCGCGGCCAGTCGAGCAGCAGTTTGCCGTTGCCATCGACAAAGCGCATGCCGGGATGCATTGCCGTCAGCGGCTCGATCGCCTCGGCGATGCCGATCCACTGGAAGACGCGCATCACCTCGGCGTCGAAATGCACCGCGCGCGGCAGGTGATAGGCCGCCGTCTCGCGCTCCAGCACCAGGACCTTCAGCCCGCACTGGCCGAGAAGATGGGCGAGCGTCGCGCCCGCCGGTCCATAGCCGACAATAGCAACGTCAAAATGATCCATGTTCAGCCCTTTCGTTTGGCAAGTTCACCGAAAAGCCAGGGGCAATCGGCCACCGGCGGCGCGCGCCGCCCCCTGGCAGCCGCGTCGAGGCGCATGTCGCGCAGCCGTTTGCGGCCGCCCTCTTCGGTCAGGTAAAGTCGTTCATGGCCCCAGTAGCTCGGCCCGTCATGGGTCTCGTGCGGCTCCCAGGTGTTCGGATCGATCAGCCGCCCGCCC
It encodes:
- a CDS encoding fumarylacetoacetate hydrolase family protein, coding for MKLCSYLINGNASYGLVTDKGIVDLAPRLPEKTLRAFLAAGDLTRAEAFLGEPADFAFDAVAHLPVIPDPDKIICVGLNYHAHVEETGRQETVNPVLFARYAGSQIGHGQPLIRPKESIEFDYEGELAVIIGKEGRRIPEAEALSHVAGYACYNDGSVRDWQKHTHQFMPGKTFAGTGGFGPFMVTADEIPDPTKLHLQTRLNGQVVQDTDVSLLITSIPKLIAYCSTILPLLPGDVIVSGTPGGVGARRTPPLFMRDGDVCEVEISGIGTLANPVRDEV
- a CDS encoding bifunctional 3-(3-hydroxy-phenyl)propionate/3-hydroxycinnamic acid hydroxylase → MDHFDVAIVGYGPAGATLAHLLGQCGLKVLVLERETAAYHLPRAVHFDAEVMRVFQWIGIAEAIEPLTAMHPGMRFVDGNGKLLLDWPRPQGTGPQGWRANYRFHQPDLEKLLRDGLSAYQNVTVLTRADVFYIEDRGGHVEMRYEDMSRGKVEHVTAGYVVGCDGARSIVRRYIETGMEDYGFHERWLVVDVILNQDKPELGDHSIQYCVPERPATYVRGPGLRRRWELTVLDDEDSVAITRPDKVWEILAPWLRPEEAELERAAVYVFHSLVAEDWRKGRLFLAGDACHQTPPFMGQGMCAGTRDVANLYWKLALVCQGKVQGAAAERLLDSYESERKPNAREYIKTAVRLGGLINTCGTKEALEAALPAADGSARMESIAPPLGPGLGRGEKAGRLFGQPRLNDGRLMDEAMRHRFVVVAEADLVEGLALPESVCLVTTKTSPDAGEHLTRLGARAAVIRPDRHTLGAADSRAELEALLALVLPNPSETPHPEMV